One window of Camelina sativa cultivar DH55 chromosome 4, Cs, whole genome shotgun sequence genomic DNA carries:
- the LOC104783626 gene encoding uncharacterized protein LOC104783626 gives MVAEILREYGLTVTEDQCAKEKTKVLKERKVTHQEHFARIFDCQAEIFRSNLDTAFEIETIPGTIIGSLQRMLSAKLDLKDGKKFTVISDKQSGLVKAIQTVILEAEHRQCSRHIMDNWKRRSHDMELQRLFWKIARSYTVGEFNGYMLELKNYNPSAYDSLLKTNPRTWSRAFFKVGSCCNDTLNNLSESFNRTIRQARRKPLLEMLEDIRRQCMVHNAKRYIIACRLKTRFTKRAHAEIEKMIVGEQACERWMARHNKHEIKHGDMIYEVDMSARTCGCIKWQMTGIPCVHVASVIIEKKEKVEDYVVDWYTERMWELTY, from the exons ATGGTTGCAGAGATCTTGAGGGAGTATGGTTTGACAGTGACTGAAGACCAATGTGCAAAGGAGAAGACCAAAGTTCTTAAAGAAAGGAAAGTGACACATCAAGAACATTTCGCTCGTATTTTTGATTGTCAAGCAGAGATCTTTCGATCTAATCTGGATACGGCATTTGAGATTGAGACTATACCGGGTACAATCATTGGAAGCTTACAAAG GATGCTCAGTGCGAAGTTGGATCTTAAAGATGGGAAAAAATTCACAGTCATCTCAGACAAACAATCG GGTTTAGTGAAAGCAATCCAAACAGTCATTCTAGAAGCTGAGCATAGGCAGTGTTCTAGGCACATCATGGACAACTGGAAGAGAAGAAGCCATGACATGGAGCTTCAGAGACTCTTCTGGAAGATAGCTAGGAGCTACACGGTAGGAGAATTCAATGGGTATATGCTGGAGCTAAAGAATTACAATCCAAGTGCCTATGATTCTCTACTGAAGACTAATCCCAGGACATGGTCTAGAGCATTCTTTAAGGTTGGAAGTTGCTGCAATGACACCTTGAATAACCTTAGTGAGTCTTTCAATAGGACAATCCGCCAAGCGAGAAGGAAACCGTTACTAGAGATGTTGGAAGACATTAGAAGGCAGTGTATGGTGCACAATGCCAAGAGATATATAATCGCTTGTAGATTGAAGACTCGATTCACGAAGAGAGCTCATGCTGAGATAGAGAAGATGATTGTTGGGGAACAAGCTTGTGAAAGATGGATGGCAAGACACaacaaacatgaaataaaaCATGGTGATATGATTTACGAAGTGGACATGAGTGCTCGTACATGTGGTTGTATAAAGTGGCAGATGACAGGGATACCATGTGTTCATGTTGCATCTGTCAtcatagagaagaaagagaaagttgaAGATTATGTTGTGGACTGGTACACAGAAAGAATGTGGGAGCTAACATACTAG